The following are encoded in a window of Cryobacterium sp. CG_9.6 genomic DNA:
- a CDS encoding class II fumarate hydratase — protein sequence MHTVVDTSVNAGYRIEHDTMGEVRVPQNALFGAQTQRAVENFPISGSTLESAQIAALARIKKSAALANAQLGVLDQEIAEAIATAADEVVTGVYDTEFPIDVYQTGSGTSSNMNMNEVIATLATRSLGRPVHPNDHVNASQSSNDVFPTSVHIAVTSALIDELIPSLDHLAVSLEAKAELWKEAVKAGRTHLMDATPVTLGQEFGGYARQVRLGIERIRTALPRVAEVPLGGTAVGTGINTPAGFPQLVIELLVAETELPITEARNHFEAQANRDGLVDASGALRTIAVSLTKICNDLRWMGSGPNTGFGEINIPDLQPGSSIMPGKVNPVIPEAVLMVCSRVIGNDATIAWSGASGSFELNVAIPVMGTALLESIRLLSNATRVLADKTIDGLEANVEHARALAEKSPAIVTPLNRVIGYEAAAKVAKKAVAEGLTVRESVIALGFVERGEVTLEQLDTALDVLSMTRPPQAR from the coding sequence ATGCATACAGTGGTGGACACCTCCGTAAACGCCGGCTACCGGATCGAACACGACACGATGGGCGAGGTGCGCGTTCCGCAGAACGCCCTTTTTGGCGCCCAGACGCAGCGCGCCGTCGAAAATTTCCCCATCTCAGGCTCGACGCTGGAGTCGGCCCAAATTGCGGCACTCGCACGCATCAAGAAGTCCGCAGCACTGGCCAACGCCCAACTGGGTGTTCTCGACCAGGAGATTGCCGAAGCAATTGCGACCGCCGCCGACGAGGTTGTCACCGGCGTCTACGACACTGAGTTTCCCATCGACGTGTACCAGACCGGCAGCGGCACCTCGTCGAACATGAACATGAACGAGGTCATTGCAACCCTCGCCACCCGCAGTCTCGGCCGCCCGGTTCACCCGAACGACCACGTGAACGCCAGCCAGTCGTCCAATGACGTCTTCCCCACCTCCGTGCACATCGCCGTCACGAGCGCGCTCATCGACGAACTCATTCCGTCGCTCGATCACCTCGCGGTATCGCTTGAGGCCAAGGCCGAGCTGTGGAAAGAAGCGGTCAAGGCCGGCCGCACCCACCTGATGGATGCCACCCCGGTCACCCTCGGCCAGGAGTTCGGCGGCTATGCCCGCCAGGTGCGTCTGGGTATCGAGCGCATCCGCACCGCCCTCCCCCGCGTCGCCGAGGTCCCGCTCGGCGGAACGGCCGTGGGTACCGGCATCAACACGCCGGCCGGGTTCCCGCAGCTCGTCATCGAACTGCTCGTGGCCGAGACGGAGCTTCCCATCACGGAGGCGCGCAACCACTTTGAGGCGCAGGCCAACCGTGATGGCCTCGTCGACGCATCCGGCGCCCTCCGCACCATTGCGGTGAGCCTCACCAAGATCTGCAACGACCTGCGCTGGATGGGTTCGGGCCCGAACACGGGCTTTGGCGAAATCAATATCCCCGACCTGCAGCCCGGATCCTCGATCATGCCCGGTAAGGTCAACCCGGTCATTCCCGAAGCCGTGCTCATGGTGTGCTCACGAGTGATCGGTAACGACGCCACCATCGCCTGGTCCGGTGCGTCCGGCTCGTTCGAGCTGAACGTGGCCATCCCCGTGATGGGTACCGCTCTGCTCGAGTCCATCCGCCTGCTCTCCAACGCCACACGCGTGCTCGCGGACAAGACCATTGACGGCCTTGAAGCCAACGTGGAGCACGCCCGTGCTCTCGCCGAGAAGTCCCCGGCCATCGTGACGCCGCTCAACCGGGTTATCGGTTACGAAGCCGCCGCGAAGGTGGCCAAGAAGGCGGTGGCCGAAGGCCTGACCGTGCGCGAGAGCGTCATCGCCCTCGGCTTCGTGGAGCGCGGCGAGGTCACCCTCGAGCAGCTCGACACCGCTCTGGATGTGCTCAGCATGACCCGCCCGCCGCAGGCTCGGTAG
- a CDS encoding carbonic anhydrase translates to MPDRLTPPAAWAEMRDGNERFVAGTPRHRQDVDRRAELTMQQTPHAALFGCSDSRLAAELIFDQGLGDLFVVRNAGQIISDSVLGSLEYAVEVLHVPLIVVLGHDKCGAVSAAIDSLTENAPLLPAHIHSIIEKIVPAVRRVSAATTGSTPTTFIDPASIDAGIVGREHLRDTVAELLERSEVISAAIAEGTLAIVGANYRLLVGTADPHIIVGVI, encoded by the coding sequence ATGCCCGATCGACTGACACCCCCCGCTGCCTGGGCCGAGATGCGAGACGGAAACGAACGCTTCGTCGCGGGCACCCCGAGGCACCGCCAAGACGTTGACCGCCGGGCCGAACTGACGATGCAGCAGACACCCCACGCGGCCCTGTTTGGGTGCAGTGACTCCCGGCTCGCCGCCGAGCTGATCTTCGACCAGGGGCTGGGTGACCTGTTCGTGGTGCGTAACGCCGGGCAGATCATCTCGGATTCCGTTCTGGGCTCGCTCGAATACGCCGTGGAGGTGCTGCACGTCCCGCTCATTGTGGTGCTCGGCCACGACAAGTGCGGTGCCGTGAGTGCCGCCATCGATTCCCTGACCGAAAACGCCCCACTACTCCCCGCGCACATCCACAGCATCATCGAAAAAATCGTGCCGGCGGTCCGCCGGGTAAGCGCAGCAACGACGGGATCGACCCCCACCACGTTCATCGACCCGGCCAGCATCGATGCCGGAATTGTGGGGCGTGAGCACCTTCGCGACACGGTGGCTGAGCTCCTGGAGCGCTCCGAGGTTATCAGCGCGGCCATTGCAGAAGGTACATTGGCTATCGTCGGCGCAAATTACCGGCTGCTCGTCGGCACTGCCGACCCGCACATCATCGTCGGCGTCATCTGA
- a CDS encoding DUF4245 domain-containing protein: MSKPGKKPRIVAELGRPETPLETADRKAENSRKYRSRKTVNNLVLSLLVTVGAVVFLVLLVPRNDNPIDRSIDVPAVAAQLQPSVTDPLVVPVLPDGWSANAAEWRTNDTVSTWYVGLITPEQQFIGFSQAIDANPTWLAQQLQSQAPVDTVQIDGITWDVYENPAPAADRGNFDEALVTTAGSSTYLLIGTASNDDFEVLARAMAPSIADNK, encoded by the coding sequence GTGAGCAAACCGGGCAAGAAGCCCCGCATCGTCGCCGAGCTCGGTCGCCCAGAGACCCCGCTGGAGACCGCCGACCGCAAGGCGGAGAACTCCCGCAAGTACCGCTCGCGCAAAACCGTGAACAACCTGGTGCTGTCCCTTCTGGTCACCGTTGGTGCCGTGGTTTTCCTGGTGCTGCTCGTACCTCGCAACGACAATCCGATTGACCGTTCCATCGACGTCCCGGCCGTGGCTGCACAGCTGCAGCCGAGTGTCACTGACCCGCTCGTGGTGCCGGTTCTGCCCGACGGATGGTCGGCTAATGCCGCCGAATGGCGCACCAATGACACGGTGTCCACCTGGTACGTGGGCCTCATCACACCGGAACAGCAGTTCATTGGGTTCAGTCAGGCCATTGACGCCAACCCCACCTGGCTTGCGCAGCAGCTGCAGTCTCAGGCCCCGGTCGACACCGTGCAGATCGACGGAATCACCTGGGATGTGTACGAGAATCCGGCGCCTGCAGCCGACCGCGGTAATTTCGACGAAGCCCTCGTGACCACCGCGGGATCGAGCACCTATTTGCTGATTGGTACGGCCTCCAACGACGATTTTGAGGTCCTGGCCCGCGCCATGGCCCCGTCCATCGCCGACAACAAGTGA
- a CDS encoding exodeoxyribonuclease VII small subunit, whose product MTQPAEDTSFQELSYEQARDELIRVVNQLEQGSNTLEESLSLWERGEALAQRCEDWLIGAKARLDAARSGQLAAADTSDGSK is encoded by the coding sequence ATGACCCAGCCGGCAGAAGACACCAGCTTTCAGGAGCTCAGCTACGAGCAGGCCCGCGACGAGCTGATTCGCGTCGTGAACCAGCTCGAACAGGGGTCGAACACCCTGGAGGAGTCCCTCTCCCTCTGGGAGCGCGGGGAAGCACTGGCCCAGCGCTGCGAAGACTGGCTGATTGGCGCGAAGGCTCGCCTCGACGCCGCGCGCTCCGGTCAGCTGGCCGCAGCCGACACGAGCGACGGCAGCAAGTGA
- the xseA gene encoding exodeoxyribonuclease VII large subunit — protein sequence MPATVETPWPVALLSNKIRGYIERLGTVWVEGEVTQWGASGGNVYGKLKDLSEDATVSFTIWSSVRSRLTGDFAQGDRVVALVKPSYWVKGGSLTMQVFELRHVGLGDLLERLERLRKQLAGEGLFDASRKKPLPFLPHCIGLVTGKDSDAEKDVIRNAQLRWPAVTFRVVHAMVQGDRAAGEVTAAIQRLDADPEVDVIIVARGGGDFQNLLAFSDESVVRAAAACTTPLVSAIGHEADRPLLDEVADLRASTPTDAAKRVVPDVTDEFNRVQQARARLSTRLTGILSQEVDRVSQLRSRPVLTGSSWIIDSRSEDLTRYVARGAELAARVVERAGATLLDLRSQLRALSPQGTLDRGYAIVQVPGGAVLKAPTDAPTGTTLRITVAQGTLTATAGAPAGTETETSTPVEPTK from the coding sequence GTGCCTGCCACCGTTGAGACCCCCTGGCCGGTGGCCCTGCTCTCGAACAAGATTCGCGGCTACATCGAGCGCCTCGGCACCGTGTGGGTGGAGGGTGAGGTGACGCAGTGGGGCGCCAGCGGCGGCAATGTCTACGGGAAGCTCAAAGACCTCTCCGAAGACGCCACCGTGAGCTTCACCATCTGGTCCTCGGTGCGTTCGCGCCTCACCGGTGACTTCGCGCAGGGCGACCGCGTTGTCGCCCTCGTGAAGCCGAGTTATTGGGTGAAGGGCGGCTCGCTCACCATGCAGGTGTTCGAGCTTCGCCACGTGGGCCTCGGCGACCTGCTCGAGCGCCTCGAGCGGCTGCGCAAACAGCTGGCAGGCGAGGGCCTCTTCGATGCGTCGCGCAAAAAACCACTGCCGTTTCTCCCGCACTGCATTGGCCTCGTCACCGGTAAAGATTCCGACGCCGAGAAGGACGTCATTCGCAACGCCCAGCTGCGCTGGCCCGCCGTCACCTTTCGTGTGGTGCACGCCATGGTGCAGGGCGACCGAGCCGCGGGTGAGGTGACGGCGGCCATCCAGCGCCTCGACGCCGATCCGGAAGTCGACGTGATCATCGTCGCGCGGGGCGGCGGCGACTTTCAGAATCTGCTCGCCTTCAGCGACGAGAGCGTCGTGCGTGCCGCAGCGGCCTGCACCACCCCGCTCGTGAGCGCCATCGGGCATGAGGCCGACCGCCCTCTGCTCGACGAGGTCGCTGACCTCCGCGCCTCCACACCCACGGATGCCGCCAAGCGCGTTGTCCCCGACGTCACGGACGAATTCAATCGCGTTCAGCAAGCCCGCGCCCGCCTCAGCACCCGGCTGACCGGCATCCTCTCTCAGGAAGTCGACCGGGTCTCCCAGCTGAGATCACGCCCCGTCCTCACCGGCTCCTCGTGGATCATCGATTCCCGTTCGGAAGACCTCACCCGGTATGTCGCTCGTGGCGCCGAGCTCGCGGCCCGGGTGGTGGAGCGTGCCGGCGCCACACTCCTCGACCTGCGCTCTCAGCTGCGGGCGCTGTCTCCGCAGGGCACTCTTGATCGCGGCTACGCCATTGTGCAGGTGCCCGGCGGTGCGGTGCTGAAGGCACCAACCGATGCCCCGACCGGCACCACGCTGCGCATCACCGTGGCGCAGGGAACCCTCACGGCCACCGCGGGCGCACCCGCAGGCACCGAGACCGAGACGTCCACGCCTGTCGAACCGACGAAATAG
- a CDS encoding 4-hydroxy-3-methylbut-2-enyl diphosphate reductase, with protein MPRIPSARNRLKDTPVVGQKRVLLAAPRGYCAGVDRAVIAVEKALEHYGAPVYVRKQIVHNMHVVSELENKGAIFVEEVDEVPRGAHIVFSAHGVSPAVVKAAADRGLQAIDATCPLVTKVHREAVRFARDDFQILLIGHEGHEEVEGTAGEAPEHTTLVGSPDDADTVVVRDPNKVVWLSQTTLSVDETMETVRRLRARFPNLQDPPSDDICYATQNRQVAIKKVATDSDLVIVVGSANSSNSVRLVEVALEYGAKAAYRVDFASEVRQEWLEGVRTVGVTSGASVPEELVEELLEALADAGYNDVEPVKTAEEDLIFSLPKELRKDLTGQVDARALGGRADPTT; from the coding sequence ATGCCTCGGATTCCGAGCGCGCGCAACAGGCTCAAGGATACCCCGGTCGTCGGACAGAAGCGGGTGCTGCTGGCGGCCCCGCGCGGGTACTGCGCTGGGGTGGACCGTGCCGTCATCGCCGTAGAGAAAGCCCTCGAGCACTATGGCGCTCCCGTGTACGTGCGCAAGCAGATCGTGCACAACATGCATGTTGTCTCCGAGCTGGAGAACAAGGGTGCCATTTTCGTCGAGGAGGTCGACGAGGTGCCGCGCGGTGCTCACATTGTGTTCAGCGCCCACGGCGTGTCACCGGCGGTGGTGAAGGCTGCGGCTGATCGCGGACTCCAGGCCATTGATGCCACGTGCCCGCTCGTCACCAAGGTGCACCGCGAGGCCGTGCGTTTCGCCCGCGACGATTTTCAGATTTTGCTCATCGGCCACGAGGGTCATGAAGAGGTTGAGGGTACCGCCGGTGAGGCCCCGGAGCACACGACGCTCGTGGGAAGTCCCGACGACGCTGACACCGTGGTGGTTCGTGACCCCAACAAGGTTGTCTGGCTCTCACAGACCACCCTGAGCGTGGACGAAACCATGGAGACCGTGCGACGTTTGCGTGCGCGGTTCCCGAACCTGCAGGACCCGCCGAGCGACGACATCTGCTATGCCACACAGAACCGTCAGGTGGCGATCAAGAAGGTGGCCACCGATTCTGATCTGGTGATTGTGGTGGGCTCAGCCAACTCGTCCAACTCGGTTCGTCTCGTGGAGGTGGCGCTGGAGTACGGTGCCAAGGCCGCGTACCGCGTGGACTTTGCGAGCGAGGTTCGGCAGGAGTGGCTCGAGGGCGTGCGCACGGTGGGCGTCACGAGCGGGGCATCCGTTCCGGAGGAACTCGTGGAGGAGCTGCTCGAGGCGCTAGCTGACGCCGGCTACAACGATGTGGAGCCCGTAAAGACCGCCGAGGAAGACCTGATCTTCTCCCTGCCCAAGGAACTGCGCAAGGACCTCACGGGTCAAGTGGATGCCCGGGCGCTCGGCGGTCGCGCCGACCCCACCACCTAG
- the glpX gene encoding class II fructose-bisphosphatase: MELVRATEAAAIRAVPFIGRGDKNAADKAAVDAMRVFLGTVNFDGLIVIGEGEKDEAPMLFNGERVGNGRGPACDIAVDPIDGTSLTAAGRQNAVSVIAVSDRGTMLDASSIFYMDKIVTGGAGRGVVSLDQSIGDNLRDLALALKKPVGEITVAVLDRPRHAGLIDAIRSAGAGTRLMLDGDVAGGINAARYETRIDMCVGIGGSPEGITTACALKALGGYMQGRLAPKDDAERARGVAAGLDVDKLLELDDMVSGNNTFFVATGVTDGGLVDGVRRKGPMIRTESIVLRSRSGTARRVIAEHLAEKWL; encoded by the coding sequence ATGGAACTCGTGCGCGCAACCGAGGCCGCCGCCATCCGCGCGGTGCCGTTCATCGGGCGCGGCGACAAGAACGCCGCCGACAAAGCTGCCGTGGACGCGATGCGCGTCTTCCTCGGCACCGTCAACTTCGACGGACTGATCGTGATCGGTGAGGGCGAAAAAGACGAAGCCCCCATGCTCTTCAACGGCGAGCGTGTCGGTAACGGCCGCGGCCCGGCGTGCGACATTGCTGTCGACCCCATTGACGGAACGAGCCTCACCGCTGCGGGCCGCCAGAACGCCGTGTCGGTCATTGCGGTCTCCGACCGCGGGACGATGCTCGACGCATCCTCAATCTTTTACATGGACAAGATCGTCACGGGCGGCGCCGGACGGGGTGTTGTCAGCCTTGACCAGTCCATTGGCGACAACCTGCGCGACCTCGCGCTGGCCCTGAAGAAGCCGGTGGGCGAAATCACCGTGGCCGTGCTCGATCGTCCGCGCCACGCGGGACTCATCGATGCCATTCGCAGCGCGGGAGCCGGAACCCGACTCATGCTGGACGGCGACGTTGCCGGCGGCATCAACGCGGCACGGTACGAAACGCGTATCGACATGTGCGTCGGCATCGGCGGAAGCCCCGAGGGAATCACGACGGCGTGTGCGCTCAAGGCCCTCGGCGGCTACATGCAGGGGCGCCTCGCACCCAAGGACGACGCGGAGCGCGCCCGTGGAGTGGCGGCCGGCCTGGACGTGGACAAGCTACTGGAACTTGACGACATGGTGAGCGGGAACAACACGTTCTTCGTGGCCACCGGAGTCACCGACGGCGGGCTCGTGGACGGTGTGCGTCGCAAGGGTCCCATGATTCGCACCGAGAGCATCGTGCTGCGCTCACGTTCCGGCACGGCTCGCCGCGTGATCGCGGAGCACCTCGCGGAGAAGTGGCTGTAA
- the fbaA gene encoding class II fructose-bisphosphate aldolase — translation MPIATPDQYAEMLDKAKAKGFAYPAFNVSSSQSINAVLQGLTEAGSDGIIQVTTGGADYFAGHTVKNRASGALAFARFAHAVADNYPVTVALHTDHCPKGALDDFVMPLIVASEAEVKAGGNPIFQSHMWDGSAIALDDNLEIAKDVLKRARGINAILEVEIGAVGGEEDGVSHDINENLYTTLDDAVKMVEALGLGEQGRYMAALTFGNVHGVYKPGNVKLRPELLRVIQDGLSAKFGLAALPLDLVFHGGSGSTDAEIAEAVANGVIKMNIDTDTQYAFTRSIADYMLKNYDGVLKVDGEVGNKKVYDPRAWGKIAESAMAARVVQSTQQLGSAGHSNS, via the coding sequence ATGCCCATCGCAACCCCCGACCAGTACGCAGAGATGCTGGACAAAGCCAAGGCCAAGGGATTCGCCTACCCGGCGTTCAATGTGTCCTCGTCGCAAAGCATCAACGCAGTTCTGCAGGGCCTTACCGAGGCAGGCTCCGACGGCATCATCCAGGTGACCACCGGTGGCGCAGACTACTTCGCCGGCCACACCGTGAAGAACCGTGCATCCGGTGCCCTCGCCTTTGCTCGCTTCGCGCACGCTGTCGCCGACAACTATCCCGTGACCGTGGCTCTCCACACCGACCACTGCCCCAAGGGTGCCCTGGACGACTTCGTCATGCCGCTCATCGTGGCATCGGAAGCAGAGGTGAAGGCCGGCGGAAACCCGATCTTCCAGTCACATATGTGGGACGGCTCGGCCATTGCCCTGGATGACAACCTGGAGATCGCCAAGGACGTGCTCAAGCGTGCCCGGGGCATCAACGCCATTCTCGAGGTTGAGATCGGTGCCGTTGGCGGCGAAGAAGATGGTGTCAGCCACGACATCAACGAGAACCTCTACACAACCCTTGATGACGCTGTCAAAATGGTGGAGGCCCTCGGCCTCGGCGAACAGGGTCGCTACATGGCTGCGCTCACATTCGGCAACGTGCACGGCGTGTACAAGCCCGGCAACGTGAAGCTGCGCCCCGAACTGCTGCGCGTCATTCAGGACGGCCTCTCTGCCAAGTTCGGTCTCGCTGCACTGCCCCTCGACCTCGTCTTCCACGGCGGATCGGGATCAACGGATGCCGAGATCGCCGAGGCCGTCGCCAACGGTGTCATCAAGATGAACATCGACACCGACACGCAGTATGCCTTCACCCGTTCGATTGCGGACTACATGTTGAAGAACTACGACGGCGTTCTCAAGGTCGACGGCGAGGTGGGGAACAAGAAGGTGTACGACCCGCGTGCCTGGGGCAAGATCGCCGAGTCGGCCATGGCCGCTCGCGTGGTGCAGTCAACCCAGCAGCTGGGCTCGGCGGGCCACTCAAACAGCTAG
- the rmuC gene encoding DNA recombination protein RmuC → MDIVLSLLIGLVAGVALGALAAVVITQRRHTATSAGTEAVVAPEVVEARHQVALAEARSREAEVQAVLREELASQNATAEGLRTQITDARQQYRELLERQHVDEATRATRDREESKVLQALAPVKVSLQDMQQKVAELEAQRSLQHGELSQQLRSATESEERLRSTAETLASALRSNSTRGVWGETQLRSVVEAAGLIERVDFDLQSSITSDAGAGRPDMVVHLPGGKNIAVDAKVPFTAFLEASQISRAATGVEGAQREVLMKAHVKAVRDHITTLGSKAYWQGLDASPEMVIAFIPSESLVSSALEADPSIMEFAFSKRVALASPVTLWSVLKTVAFSWQQDVLTHDAKVLFDLSRELYSRLATTAAHIEKLGRSIERTVKDYNGFVGSMERQVLPTARKLNALDEGKVLAPLVTIDESPRDLTAYEFVAELETADRDDSGPDDSPVDDSPVDDSPVDDAPVAATTAEDQAAEDAALQDLADAPV, encoded by the coding sequence ATGGACATAGTGCTGAGTCTCCTTATCGGTCTCGTCGCGGGCGTGGCTCTCGGCGCCCTCGCTGCAGTGGTCATCACGCAGCGTCGCCACACGGCGACATCGGCTGGCACCGAAGCGGTGGTCGCACCCGAGGTGGTTGAGGCGCGGCATCAGGTGGCACTCGCCGAGGCCCGCTCCCGCGAAGCCGAGGTGCAGGCTGTGTTGCGCGAGGAGCTTGCCTCCCAGAACGCCACGGCCGAGGGCCTCCGCACCCAGATAACGGATGCCCGCCAGCAGTACCGTGAGCTCCTCGAGCGTCAGCATGTCGACGAAGCCACCCGCGCAACCCGTGACCGAGAAGAGAGTAAGGTGCTGCAGGCGCTCGCCCCGGTGAAGGTGAGCCTACAGGACATGCAGCAGAAGGTGGCCGAGCTTGAGGCGCAGCGCAGCCTGCAGCACGGTGAACTCAGTCAGCAACTGCGCTCCGCCACCGAATCCGAGGAGCGTTTGCGCAGCACGGCCGAGACACTGGCCTCGGCACTGCGTTCCAATAGCACCCGGGGTGTCTGGGGCGAGACTCAGTTGCGCAGTGTGGTCGAGGCCGCCGGACTGATCGAGCGCGTTGACTTCGACCTGCAGTCCAGCATCACGTCTGATGCCGGTGCGGGGCGCCCCGACATGGTGGTGCACCTTCCCGGCGGCAAGAACATTGCTGTCGACGCCAAGGTGCCCTTCACGGCTTTTCTGGAAGCAAGCCAAATCTCCCGCGCGGCCACGGGCGTGGAGGGAGCCCAGCGCGAGGTACTCATGAAGGCGCACGTGAAGGCCGTTCGCGATCACATCACCACGCTGGGAAGCAAGGCCTACTGGCAGGGACTGGACGCCTCGCCAGAAATGGTGATCGCCTTCATCCCGAGCGAATCGTTGGTGTCGTCGGCGCTCGAGGCTGACCCGTCGATCATGGAGTTCGCGTTCAGCAAACGCGTCGCTCTCGCTTCCCCCGTCACCCTCTGGTCAGTCCTGAAGACGGTGGCCTTCAGCTGGCAGCAAGACGTGCTCACCCACGACGCCAAAGTGCTCTTCGACCTCAGTCGCGAGCTTTACTCCCGACTGGCCACCACGGCCGCGCACATCGAGAAGCTTGGGCGCTCGATCGAACGCACGGTGAAGGACTACAACGGTTTCGTCGGATCGATGGAGCGTCAGGTGTTGCCGACTGCCCGCAAACTCAACGCCCTCGATGAGGGCAAGGTTCTCGCACCGCTCGTGACGATCGACGAATCCCCGCGCGATCTCACCGCCTACGAATTCGTGGCGGAACTCGAAACGGCCGATCGCGATGACTCCGGACCAGATGATTCCCCCGTTGACGATTCCCCTGTTGACGACTCCCCGGTTGACGACGCCCCGGTTGCGGCCACAACCGCGGAGGACCAGGCCGCAGAAGACGCCGCGCTTCAAGATCTCGCCGACGCGCCCGTCTGA
- a CDS encoding exonuclease domain-containing protein, which yields MLNFTAIDFETANSSGASACSVGLVKVHDGVVVDKVYWLIKPPVGHDAFNDWNIKIHGIRPSDVIGADTWAQQLPKLIAFAGDDHLVAHNAGFDLGVIKTACTVTGQVIPDFNYVCSLQVARRTYHLDSYRLPVAAMAAGYEDFAHHNALADAEACAAIIVHAAARHEADTLEQLAHITRVKIGAIGQVATKEHTSTHGPMALS from the coding sequence GTGCTGAACTTCACCGCAATCGACTTCGAAACCGCCAATTCCTCGGGTGCCTCAGCGTGCTCTGTGGGCCTGGTGAAGGTGCATGACGGCGTTGTCGTCGACAAGGTCTACTGGCTGATCAAACCGCCGGTCGGTCACGACGCGTTCAACGACTGGAACATCAAGATTCACGGCATTCGTCCCTCCGACGTCATTGGTGCAGACACGTGGGCGCAGCAGCTTCCCAAGCTCATCGCCTTCGCCGGGGATGACCACCTCGTGGCCCACAACGCTGGGTTTGATCTCGGCGTCATTAAAACCGCGTGCACCGTGACCGGGCAGGTCATTCCCGACTTCAACTACGTGTGCAGCCTGCAGGTGGCTCGGCGCACCTACCACCTTGACTCCTACCGGCTCCCCGTCGCCGCCATGGCCGCCGGTTATGAAGACTTCGCGCACCACAATGCTCTAGCGGATGCCGAGGCCTGCGCCGCCATCATCGTGCACGCGGCGGCGCGGCACGAGGCTGACACCCTCGAACAGCTGGCACACATCACGCGGGTGAAGATCGGTGCCATTGGGCAGGTGGCTACAAAGGAGCACACCTCCACCCACGGGCCGATGGCCCTGAGCTAG
- the ychF gene encoding redox-regulated ATPase YchF codes for MALTIAIVGLPNVGKSTLFNALTKNNVLAANYPFATIEPNVGIVNLPDSRLAALATIYGSKTLLPAPVSFVDIAGIVRGASEGEGLGNKFLANIREADAIAQVIRGFADPDVVHVDGAVNPASDMETINTELILADLQTLEKAVLRFEKEVKGRKMAPLVLETALKAQAILDAGQPLSAAKLDIEPIRELGLLTAKPFIYVFNVDEAVLQDAEKLATLAALVAPANAVFLDAKLESELSELDAEDAAEMLASTGQAESGLDQLARIGFDTLGLQTYLTAGPKECRAWTIHKGWTAPQAAGVIHTDFQKGFIKAEIFSFEDLMEAGSIAEARSKGKARIEGKEYVMQDGDVVEFRFNV; via the coding sequence GTGGCTCTTACTATTGCAATCGTCGGACTGCCCAATGTTGGCAAGTCAACCCTCTTCAACGCGCTCACCAAGAACAACGTGCTCGCGGCGAACTACCCGTTCGCCACGATCGAGCCGAACGTGGGAATCGTGAACCTTCCCGATTCCCGTCTTGCCGCGCTCGCAACGATCTACGGAAGCAAGACCCTGCTGCCGGCCCCGGTGTCCTTCGTCGACATCGCCGGTATCGTGCGCGGAGCGAGCGAAGGGGAGGGGCTCGGCAACAAGTTCCTCGCCAATATTCGTGAAGCGGATGCCATTGCTCAGGTCATTCGCGGATTCGCCGACCCCGACGTGGTGCACGTCGATGGCGCGGTGAACCCGGCCAGCGACATGGAGACCATCAACACCGAGCTCATTCTCGCCGACCTGCAGACCCTCGAGAAGGCCGTGCTGCGCTTCGAGAAAGAGGTCAAGGGTCGCAAGATGGCTCCCCTCGTGCTCGAGACCGCACTGAAGGCGCAGGCCATTCTTGACGCTGGCCAGCCGCTGTCCGCCGCCAAGCTCGACATTGAACCCATCCGCGAACTCGGCCTCCTCACCGCGAAGCCTTTCATTTACGTGTTCAACGTGGACGAGGCCGTGCTGCAGGATGCCGAGAAGCTCGCCACCCTCGCTGCCCTCGTTGCACCGGCCAACGCCGTGTTCCTTGACGCCAAGCTCGAGTCTGAGCTGAGCGAACTCGATGCCGAGGACGCCGCCGAGATGCTCGCCTCCACTGGTCAGGCGGAGAGCGGACTCGACCAGCTCGCACGCATCGGCTTCGATACCCTCGGTCTGCAGACGTACCTCACAGCCGGCCCGAAAGAGTGCCGCGCGTGGACCATCCACAAGGGCTGGACCGCGCCCCAGGCCGCCGGTGTCATTCACACCGACTTCCAGAAGGGCTTCATCAAGGCCGAGATCTTCTCGTTTGAGGACCTTATGGAGGCTGGCTCGATCGCCGAGGCCCGTTCCAAGGGCAAGGCTCGCATCGAGGGCAAAGAGTACGTCATGCAAGACGGCGATGTGGTGGAGTTCCGCTTTAACGTTTGA